A window of the Alnus glutinosa chromosome 4, dhAlnGlut1.1, whole genome shotgun sequence genome harbors these coding sequences:
- the LOC133866325 gene encoding uncharacterized protein LOC133866325, whose product MFLFNKPSGHPTQRVFTIDGFRNWKKVRDGKNCDILNHIGKDPNSFHRIAERSYEDLKNQSQHIQNVFENFTSEQIANNRLQLKASIEVVRMLAFQGIAFRGRDESVDSTNRGNFLEILNLIVSYNEQIAEVIAKALKNASYTSPMIQKEILHIFSTKVKETIRKEIGNAKFCIIVDEARDESMKEQMAIVLRFVDKDGFVRERFFGLVHVFNTAAATLQNGIYFVLSQHKLAIENIRGQGYDGTSNMRGGWNGLQALVSNDCPYAYYIHCFAHRLQLALVAASKEVIPVHQFFTNLTFIVNIVCASCSRFEELRIAQTAEIAYLIEIDEIQSGRGLNQISNLQRAGDTRWSSHLRSVSSLIKIFSPACEVLLKIIDVGTTSSQRAEADSVYQVMTSFEFVFILHLMKETMQITDHLCQELQSKSQDILSAMNLVSSTKAYIQQYRDDKWDDLLTNVKSFCEKRNIDVPDMSARYIARQVELLILGFALDPQAARESFRIDDICQLVNKFYPQDFTDLEKEQLEIELNHYKHNVVQHSSFQALSNISEFCQWLVSTGKSTIYQLVFRVIVLVLTLPVSTATTERAFSAMNIVKTRLRNKIEDEFLTDSLMVYIEKEVAATISIDSIIDGFRDSKTRRVPF is encoded by the exons ATGTTTCTCTTTAATAAGCCATCTGGGCATCCTACGCAACGTGTATTCACTATAGATGGATTCAGGAATTGGAAGAAAGTTAGAGATGGAAAAAATTGTGATattctcaatcatataggaAAAGATCCTAATTCATTTCATAGAATTGCTGAAAGGTCATATGAAGACTTAAAGAACCAGTCTCAACACATACAAAatgtgtttgaaaattttacttctgaacaaattgcaaacaatcGACTGCAGTTAAAAGCTTCAATTGAAGTTGTTCGAATGTTGGCATTTCAAGGTATTGCTTTTCGAGGTCGGGATGAAAGTGTGGATTCAACGAATCGTggaaattttcttgaaatattgaatttgaTAGTTTCATATAATGAACAAATTGCTGAAGTGATAGCTAAAGCTCTAAAAAATGCCTCTTACACATCACCAATgatacaaaaagaaattttacatattttttcaaccaaagtgAAGGAGACAATTCGCAAAGAAATTGGTAATGCAAAGTTTTGCATAATTGTTGATGAAGCTCGTGATGAGTCAATGAAGGAGCAAATGGCTATAGTTTTaagatttgttgacaaagatgGTTTTGTGCGGGAACGCTTTTTTGGGCTTGTTCATGTCTTTAATACTGCGGCAGCAACCCTACAAAatggtatatattttgtattgtctcAACATAAGTTAGCGATTGAAAATATTCGAGGACAAGGATATGACGGCACAAGTAACATGCGAGGTGGGTGGAATGGGTTGCAAGCTTTGGTTTCAAATGATTGCCCATATGCCTACTACATTCATTGTTTCGCACATCGTTTGCAATTGGCATTAGTAGCGGCATCAAAGGAAGTTATTCCTGTTCAtcaattttttactaatttgacttttattgtcaatattgtttgtgcTTCGTGCAGTCGATTTGAAGAATTGCGGATTGCCCAAACTGCTGAAATTGCTTACCTAATTGAAATTGATGAGATTCAGAGTGGAAGGGGACTTAATCAAATTAGTAATTTACAACGGGCTGGAGATACTCGTTGGAGTTCTCACTTGAGATCAGTTTCTAGCTTGATCAAAATATTTAGTCCAGCTTGTGAAGTTCTtcttaaaataattgatgtagGAACTACTTCTTCCCAACGAGCAGAAGCAGATTCAGTTTATCAGGTAATgacttcatttgaatttgtcttCATCTTGCACCTCATGAAAGAAACAATGCAGATCACTGATCATCTATGTCAAGAATTGCAATCAAAATCTCAAGATATTTTAAGTGCCATGAATCTTGTTTCATCCACTAAAGCATATATCCAACAATATAGAGATGATAAATGGGATGATTTACTTACTAATGTGAAGTCATTTTGCGAGAAACGCAATATAGATGTCCCAGATATGAGTGCTCGTTATATTGCGAGACAAG TGGAATTGCTTATTCTCGGCTTTGCTCTTGATCCTCAAGCCGCACGTGAATCTTTCagaattgatgatatttgtcaGTTGGTAAACAAGTTTTATCCACAAGACTTTACTGATCTTGAAAAGGAACAGTTGGAAATAGAACTTAACCATTATAAGCATAATGTAGTTCAACATTCGAGTTTCCAAGCATTGTCAAATATTTCTGAATTTTGCCAATGGTTGGTTAGTACCggaaaatcaactatctaccAACTTGTTTTTCGAGTTATTGTACTTGTGCTTACTCTTCCCGTTTCTACCGCAACTACAGAACGAGCATTTTCAGCCatgaatattgtcaaaactaggcttcgcaacaaaattgaagatgagtttTTGACGGATTCTCTAATGGTGTACATCGAAAAAGAAGTTGCTGCAACAATTAGCATAGATTCAATTATAGATGGTTTTCGGGATTCAAAAACACGACGGGTTCCattttga